In one Streptomyces sp. T12 genomic region, the following are encoded:
- the trpA gene encoding tryptophan synthase subunit alpha, producing MSGNIELLTGTLAAAKAEGRSALIAYLPAGFPTVDGGIEAIKAALDGGADVVEVGLPHSDPVLDGPVIQTADDIALRGGVKIADVMRTVREAYEATGKPILVMTYWNPIDRYGVERFTAELAEAGGAGCILPDLPVQESALWREHAEKHGLATVFVVAPSSKDERLGQITAAGSGFVYAASLMGVTGTRESVGAQAQDLVERTRATGTDLPVCVGLGVSNAEQAAEVAGFADGVIVGSAFVKRMLDAPDDAAGVEAVRALAGELAKGVRGQA from the coding sequence GTGAGCGGCAACATCGAGCTGTTGACGGGCACCCTCGCCGCCGCCAAGGCCGAGGGCCGCTCCGCTCTCATCGCCTACCTCCCGGCCGGGTTCCCGACCGTGGACGGCGGCATCGAGGCGATCAAGGCCGCACTCGACGGCGGCGCGGACGTCGTGGAGGTCGGTCTGCCGCACAGCGACCCCGTCCTCGACGGCCCCGTCATCCAGACCGCCGACGACATCGCCCTGCGCGGCGGCGTCAAGATCGCGGATGTCATGCGTACGGTCCGGGAGGCCTACGAGGCCACCGGGAAGCCGATCCTCGTCATGACGTACTGGAACCCCATCGACCGCTACGGCGTCGAGCGCTTCACCGCCGAGCTGGCGGAGGCGGGCGGCGCGGGCTGCATCCTGCCCGACCTGCCCGTCCAGGAGTCGGCCCTGTGGAGGGAGCACGCCGAGAAGCACGGGCTCGCGACGGTCTTCGTCGTGGCGCCCAGCAGCAAGGACGAGCGGCTCGGGCAGATCACCGCGGCGGGCAGCGGGTTCGTCTACGCCGCCTCGCTGATGGGTGTCACCGGCACCCGTGAGTCGGTCGGCGCGCAGGCCCAGGACCTGGTCGAGCGCACCCGGGCCACCGGCACCGACCTGCCCGTCTGCGTCGGGCTCGGCGTCTCCAACGCCGAGCAGGCCGCCGAGGTCGCCGGCTTCGCCGACGGCGTGATCGTCGGCTCGGCCTTCGTCAAGCGGATGCTGGACGCGCCGGACGACGCGGCCGGCGTCGAGGCCGTTCGCGCGCTCGCGGGCGAGCTGGCGAAGGGCGTGCGCGGACAGGCGTAG
- the trpB gene encoding tryptophan synthase subunit beta: MPSEFFIPDPEGQVPSAEGYFGTFGGKFIPEALVAAVDEVAVEYDKAKHDPEFARELDDLLVNYTGRPSSLTEVPRFAEHAGGCRVFLKREDLNHTGSHKINNVLGQALLTKRMGKTRVIAETGAGQHGVATATACALFGLECTIYMGEIDTQRQALNVARMRMLGAEVIAVKSGSRTLKDAINEAFRDWVANVDHTHYLFGTVAGPHPFPAMVRDFHRVIGVEARRQLLERAGRLPDAAVACVGGGSNAIGLFHAFIPDTDVRLIGCEPAGHGVETGEHAATLTVGEPGILHGSRSYVLQDEEGQITEPYSISAGLDYPGIGPEHSYLKDSGRAEYRAVTDDAAMQALRLLSQTEGIIPAIESAHALAGALEVGKELGKDGLIVVNLSGRGDKDMDTAARYFGLYDTEADATVAADADSDIAEIEGDAK; the protein is encoded by the coding sequence ATGCCCAGCGAGTTTTTCATTCCTGACCCCGAGGGTCAGGTCCCCAGCGCCGAAGGCTACTTCGGCACGTTCGGCGGCAAGTTCATCCCGGAGGCCCTCGTCGCCGCCGTGGACGAGGTGGCCGTCGAGTACGACAAGGCCAAGCACGACCCCGAGTTCGCCCGAGAGCTCGACGACCTGCTGGTCAACTACACCGGCCGTCCCAGCTCCCTCACCGAGGTGCCTCGGTTCGCCGAGCACGCCGGCGGCTGCCGCGTGTTCCTCAAGCGCGAGGACCTCAACCACACCGGCTCCCACAAGATCAACAACGTGCTCGGCCAGGCCCTGCTCACCAAGCGCATGGGCAAGACCCGGGTCATCGCCGAGACCGGCGCCGGTCAGCACGGCGTCGCGACGGCCACCGCCTGCGCGCTGTTCGGCCTCGAGTGCACCATCTACATGGGCGAGATCGACACCCAGCGCCAGGCCCTCAACGTGGCCCGGATGCGCATGCTCGGCGCCGAGGTCATCGCCGTGAAGTCGGGCTCGCGCACCCTCAAGGACGCCATCAACGAGGCGTTCCGCGACTGGGTGGCCAACGTCGACCACACCCACTACCTCTTCGGTACGGTCGCCGGCCCGCACCCCTTCCCCGCCATGGTCCGCGACTTCCACCGCGTGATCGGCGTCGAGGCGCGCCGCCAGCTCCTGGAGCGCGCCGGCCGCCTGCCCGATGCCGCCGTCGCCTGCGTCGGCGGCGGCTCCAACGCCATCGGTCTCTTCCACGCCTTCATCCCGGACACGGACGTACGCCTCATCGGCTGCGAGCCCGCCGGGCACGGCGTCGAGACGGGCGAGCACGCGGCCACCCTGACCGTCGGCGAGCCCGGCATCCTGCACGGCTCCCGCTCCTACGTCCTGCAGGACGAGGAGGGCCAGATCACCGAGCCGTACTCGATCTCGGCCGGTCTGGACTACCCCGGCATCGGCCCCGAGCACTCCTACCTCAAGGACAGCGGTCGCGCCGAGTACCGTGCGGTCACCGACGACGCGGCCATGCAGGCGCTGCGCCTGCTGTCGCAGACCGAGGGCATCATCCCGGCCATCGAGAGCGCCCACGCGCTCGCCGGTGCCCTGGAGGTCGGCAAGGAGCTGGGCAAGGACGGGCTGATCGTGGTCAACCTGTCCGGGCGCGGCGACAAGGACATGGACACGGCCGCCCGTTACTTCGGCCTGTACGACACCGAGGCCGACGCGACCGTCGCGGCGGACGCCGACAGCGACATCGCCGAGATCGAGGGGGACGCCAAGTGA
- the trpM gene encoding tryptophan biosynthesis modulator TrpM, whose translation MTLPTTLTTRDPYARLARGCRPRGCRAPARRVHGRRVRYVIGDEPGQVNGRRWQRAP comes from the coding sequence ATGACTCTCCCGACCACCCTGACGACCCGGGACCCGTACGCCCGCCTCGCGCGCGGCTGCCGACCCCGGGGCTGCCGCGCGCCTGCGCGCAGGGTGCATGGGCGGAGGGTCCGCTACGTCATCGGTGACGAACCGGGACAGGTAAACGGCCGTCGATGGCAGCGCGCCCCCTAG
- the trpC gene encoding indole-3-glycerol phosphate synthase TrpC, whose product MSVLDEIIDGVRADLAERQARVSLDELKERAAKAPAAKDGVAALRGDGVKVICEVKRSSPSKGALAAIADPAGLAADYEAGGAAVISVLTEQRRFGGSLADLEAVRARVDIPVLRKDFIVTSYQLWEARAYGADLALLIVAALDQSALESLIERAVSIGLTPLVEVHDEDEVERAVDAGAKIIGVNARNLKTLEVDRGTFERIAPEIPAGLVKVAESGVRGPHDLIAYANAGADAVLVGESLVTGKDPKTAVADLVAAGEHPALRHGRG is encoded by the coding sequence GTGAGTGTGCTCGACGAGATCATCGACGGAGTCCGTGCCGACCTCGCGGAGCGGCAGGCGCGCGTCAGCCTCGACGAGCTCAAGGAGCGCGCGGCGAAGGCTCCCGCGGCCAAGGACGGCGTGGCCGCCCTCCGCGGCGACGGCGTCAAGGTCATCTGCGAGGTCAAGCGCTCCAGCCCCTCCAAGGGCGCGCTGGCCGCGATCGCCGACCCGGCGGGACTCGCCGCGGACTACGAGGCGGGCGGCGCGGCCGTCATCTCCGTCCTGACGGAGCAGCGGCGCTTCGGCGGCTCGCTGGCCGACCTGGAGGCGGTCCGCGCGCGCGTGGACATCCCGGTCCTGCGCAAGGACTTCATCGTCACGTCGTACCAGCTGTGGGAGGCCCGGGCGTACGGCGCCGACCTCGCGCTGCTGATCGTCGCGGCCCTCGACCAGTCGGCGCTGGAGTCGCTGATCGAGCGTGCGGTCTCCATCGGCCTGACCCCGCTGGTCGAGGTGCACGACGAGGACGAGGTCGAGCGTGCCGTGGACGCGGGCGCGAAGATCATCGGTGTCAACGCGCGGAACCTGAAGACCCTGGAGGTCGACCGCGGGACGTTCGAGCGCATCGCGCCCGAGATCCCCGCCGGCCTCGTCAAGGTCGCCGAGTCCGGCGTCCGGGGCCCGCACGACCTCATCGCGTACGCCAACGCCGGCGCCGACGCGGTCCTGGTCGGCGAGTCCCTGGTCACGGGCAAGGACCCGAAGACGGCGGTCGCCGACCTGGTGGCGGCGGGCGAGCACCCCGCACTGCGGCACGGGCGCGGCTGA
- a CDS encoding DUF2752 domain-containing protein: protein MQHVNADNRRPTRPGAALGRLAVPAGVLAVVVGAFAYVGAVDPNEPGHYPACPLLQYTGIYCPGCGGLRSAHAVVHGDFLAALQDNAMAVTGYVLFAVVWTVWVVRAVRGRPLRIDPGPVQLWTAGALLLVFTVVRNLPFGGWLHP from the coding sequence ATGCAACACGTGAACGCCGACAACCGGAGGCCGACCCGGCCCGGTGCCGCGCTGGGGCGACTGGCCGTTCCGGCGGGGGTGCTCGCCGTCGTCGTCGGGGCCTTCGCGTACGTCGGCGCCGTGGACCCGAACGAGCCCGGTCACTACCCCGCCTGCCCGCTGCTGCAGTACACCGGCATCTACTGCCCCGGCTGCGGCGGACTCCGCAGTGCGCACGCGGTCGTCCACGGGGACTTCCTGGCGGCGCTCCAGGACAACGCGATGGCGGTCACCGGCTATGTGCTCTTCGCCGTGGTGTGGACCGTATGGGTGGTCCGTGCGGTGCGGGGGCGGCCGCTCAGGATCGATCCCGGGCCGGTGCAGCTGTGGACCGCGGGCGCGTTGCTGCTGGTCTTCACGGTTGTCCGGAACCTGCCCTTCGGTGGCTGGCTACACCCTTGA
- a CDS encoding HGxxPAAW family protein, with product MAGSSHGHTPAAWTGVTIAFIGFCVSGAFMVMAQPAGFWAGMGVVVLGGVVGWIMSAMGMGQPKDAHKALLMTQEREAAAVES from the coding sequence ATGGCGGGCAGCAGCCACGGTCACACCCCGGCCGCCTGGACCGGTGTCACGATCGCCTTCATCGGTTTCTGCGTCTCGGGCGCCTTCATGGTGATGGCCCAGCCCGCGGGTTTCTGGGCCGGCATGGGCGTCGTGGTCCTCGGCGGCGTCGTCGGCTGGATCATGAGCGCGATGGGCATGGGCCAGCCGAAGGACGCTCACAAGGCGCTGCTCATGACGCAGGAGCGCGAGGCGGCGGCCGTCGAGAGCTGA
- a CDS encoding TIGR02234 family membrane protein: protein MEYVTAVPHPRSEAPGSARAGRMSLAVALLCGALGAVVALLATRQRWSEGTVTVADGPFPLIAKGSDVTGVPAALAIVGLAALVAVFAVRRAGRFMVAGLLALSGAGTVAAALLGASDSSALDEKAAQASGDTSATVQALTHTAWPYVAAAGGALILLAGLLALRYGRLWPGMSGRYERGGTPRPRRKAEATDPDRPEELWKALDRGEDPTGA from the coding sequence GTGGAGTACGTGACTGCTGTACCGCACCCCCGTTCCGAAGCCCCCGGTTCCGCCCGGGCCGGCCGTATGAGTCTCGCCGTCGCCCTGCTGTGCGGGGCGCTCGGCGCGGTCGTGGCGCTGCTCGCCACCCGGCAGCGCTGGTCGGAGGGCACCGTGACGGTGGCCGACGGCCCGTTCCCGCTGATTGCCAAGGGCAGCGACGTCACCGGCGTCCCCGCGGCCCTGGCCATAGTGGGGCTGGCCGCGCTCGTCGCCGTCTTCGCCGTCCGCCGGGCCGGCCGCTTCATGGTCGCCGGCCTGCTCGCGCTCTCCGGCGCCGGCACCGTCGCAGCGGCCCTGCTCGGCGCTTCCGACAGCTCCGCGCTCGACGAGAAGGCCGCGCAGGCCTCCGGCGACACCTCGGCCACCGTCCAGGCCCTCACACACACCGCCTGGCCGTACGTCGCGGCCGCCGGTGGCGCCCTGATCCTGCTCGCCGGGCTACTGGCCCTGCGCTACGGCCGGCTGTGGCCCGGGATGTCCGGCCGCTACGAGCGCGGCGGCACCCCCCGGCCGCGCCGCAAGGCCGAGGCCACCGACCCCGACCGGCCCGAGGAGCTCTGGAAGGCCCTCGACCGGGGCGAGGACCCGACCGGCGCGTAG
- a CDS encoding anthranilate synthase component I: protein MDLETFRKLATDRRVIPVTRKLLADGDTPVALYRKLAAERPGTFLLESAENGRSWSRYSFVGVRSAATLTERDGQAHWLGTPPVGVPAGGDPLAALRATIEALHTPRDLAHDLNLPPFTGGMVGYLGYDIVRRLEKIGPGERDDLGLPELTMLLTSDLAVMDHWEGSVLLIANAINHNDLDTGVDEAYADAIARLDAMQADLSRAVAQPPAVLPPSELPDYTALWGGEDFQEAVEDIKERIRAGEAFQVVPSQRFETPCTASALDVYRVLRATNPSPYMYLFRFDGFDVVGSSPEALVKVEDGQAMVHPIAGTRWRGATPQEDQALADELLADPKERAEHLMLVDLGRNDLGRVCEPGSVEVVDFMSIERYSHVMHIVSTVTGRVAPGRTAFDVLTACFPAGTLSGAPKPRAMQIIDELEPSRRGLYGGCVGYLDFAGDSDTAIAIRTALLRDGTAYVQAGAGIVADSDPVAEDTECRNKAAAVLRAVHTANRLT from the coding sequence ATGGACCTCGAGACCTTCCGCAAGCTGGCCACCGACCGCCGTGTCATTCCGGTCACCCGCAAGCTCCTCGCCGACGGCGACACCCCGGTCGCCCTCTACCGCAAGCTCGCTGCCGAGCGCCCCGGCACCTTCCTGCTGGAGTCCGCGGAGAACGGCCGCTCCTGGTCCCGCTATTCGTTCGTGGGCGTACGGTCCGCGGCGACGCTCACCGAGCGCGACGGGCAGGCCCACTGGCTCGGTACCCCGCCCGTCGGCGTCCCCGCCGGGGGCGACCCGCTCGCCGCCCTGCGCGCCACCATCGAGGCCCTGCACACCCCGCGCGACCTCGCCCACGACCTGAACCTGCCGCCCTTCACCGGCGGCATGGTCGGCTACCTCGGCTACGACATCGTGCGCCGCCTGGAGAAGATCGGCCCCGGCGAGCGGGACGACCTGGGGCTGCCCGAGCTGACCATGCTGCTCACCAGTGACCTCGCCGTCATGGACCACTGGGAGGGCTCGGTCCTGCTGATCGCCAACGCGATCAACCACAACGACCTCGACACCGGTGTCGACGAGGCCTACGCGGACGCGATCGCCCGCCTCGACGCCATGCAGGCCGACCTCTCGCGCGCGGTCGCCCAGCCCCCGGCCGTGCTCCCGCCCTCCGAGCTCCCCGACTACACCGCCCTGTGGGGCGGCGAGGACTTCCAGGAGGCCGTCGAGGACATCAAGGAGCGCATCCGGGCCGGCGAGGCCTTCCAGGTGGTCCCCTCCCAGCGCTTCGAAACGCCGTGCACGGCAAGCGCGTTGGACGTCTACCGGGTGCTGCGGGCGACCAATCCCTCGCCGTACATGTACCTGTTCCGCTTCGACGGCTTCGACGTCGTCGGCTCCTCGCCGGAAGCGCTCGTGAAGGTCGAGGACGGGCAGGCGATGGTCCACCCCATCGCCGGGACGCGGTGGCGCGGCGCCACCCCGCAGGAGGACCAGGCCCTCGCCGACGAGCTGCTCGCCGACCCCAAGGAGCGCGCCGAGCACCTCATGCTGGTCGACCTGGGCCGCAACGACCTGGGCCGGGTCTGCGAACCCGGCTCCGTCGAGGTCGTCGACTTCATGTCCATCGAGCGGTACTCCCACGTGATGCACATCGTCTCGACCGTGACGGGACGCGTGGCACCCGGCCGCACGGCCTTCGACGTCCTGACGGCCTGCTTCCCGGCCGGCACCCTCTCCGGCGCCCCCAAGCCCCGCGCGATGCAGATCATCGACGAACTGGAGCCGTCCAGGCGGGGGTTGTACGGCGGCTGCGTCGGCTACCTCGACTTCGCGGGCGACTCCGACACCGCCATCGCGATCCGTACGGCCCTGCTGCGCGACGGCACGGCGTACGTCCAGGCGGGCGCGGGCATCGTCGCCGACTCGGACCCGGTCGCCGAGGACACCGAATGCCGGAACAAGGCGGCGGCGGTACTGCGGGCGGTACACACCGCGAACCGACTCACGTGA
- the hisI gene encoding phosphoribosyl-AMP cyclohydrolase, which yields MAGMTTSTPSQPSRLDPEIAARLKRSADGLLPAIAQQYDTGEVLMLGWMDDEALHRTLTTGRCTYWSRSRQEYWVKGDTSGHFQWVKSVALDCDADTVLVKVDQVGAACHTGARTCFDVDVLLKDADSGVPATDQ from the coding sequence ATGGCAGGCATGACCACGAGCACGCCCAGCCAGCCCAGTCGGCTGGACCCCGAGATCGCCGCGCGCCTCAAGCGCAGCGCGGACGGGCTCCTGCCCGCCATCGCCCAGCAGTACGACACCGGAGAGGTGCTGATGCTCGGCTGGATGGACGACGAGGCGTTGCATCGCACGCTCACCACCGGCCGCTGCACCTACTGGTCGCGCAGCCGTCAGGAGTACTGGGTCAAGGGCGACACCTCCGGCCACTTCCAGTGGGTCAAGTCCGTCGCCCTCGACTGCGACGCCGACACCGTGCTCGTCAAGGTCGACCAGGTCGGCGCCGCCTGCCACACCGGCGCGCGCACCTGCTTCGACGTGGATGTGCTGCTCAAGGACGCCGATTCCGGCGTACCGGCCACGGATCAGTAA
- a CDS encoding TIGR03085 family metal-binding protein, giving the protein MSTFAKRERLLLADLLEAEGPDAPTLCEGWTTRDLAAHVVVRERRPDAAAGILIKPLAPRLDRAMEEFAAKPYEELIQLIRTGPPRFSPFQLKQIDEASNTIEFYVHTEDVRRAQPDWTARELDPVFQDALWSRLERSARLMGRSAPTGLVLRRPDGQTAVAHRGTPVVTVTGEPSELLMFSYGRQSAAKVELDGDKDAIAKLHEGKQLGI; this is encoded by the coding sequence ATGTCGACCTTCGCCAAGCGTGAACGACTTCTCCTGGCCGACCTCTTGGAGGCCGAGGGCCCGGACGCCCCCACCCTCTGCGAGGGCTGGACGACCCGTGATCTCGCCGCGCACGTAGTGGTGCGCGAGCGCCGCCCCGACGCTGCCGCCGGCATTCTGATCAAGCCGCTCGCGCCACGCCTGGACAGGGCGATGGAGGAGTTCGCGGCGAAGCCGTACGAGGAGCTGATCCAACTCATCCGCACCGGCCCGCCGCGCTTCTCGCCCTTCCAGCTCAAGCAGATCGACGAGGCGTCGAACACGATCGAGTTCTACGTCCACACGGAGGACGTCCGCCGGGCCCAGCCGGACTGGACGGCGCGCGAACTCGATCCGGTGTTCCAGGACGCCCTCTGGTCGCGCCTGGAGCGCTCCGCCCGCCTGATGGGCCGCAGCGCACCCACAGGCCTGGTGCTGCGCCGCCCCGACGGCCAGACGGCGGTCGCCCACCGGGGCACGCCGGTCGTCACGGTGACCGGCGAGCCGTCGGAGCTGCTGATGTTCTCCTACGGCCGCCAGAGCGCCGCCAAGGTCGAGCTGGACGGCGACAAGGACGCGATCGCCAAGCTGCACGAGGGCAAGCAGCTGGGGATCTGA
- a CDS encoding MFS transporter encodes MPSTLTAPEATPVAERPAHRDPNVLRWLAAYTSSMIGDSVYYIALSWAAVQAGSPSQAGVVMAVSAVPRALLMLGGGVIADRLGPRKVVIGSDAVRCAAVLAVAGLLFLTTPGLWPLAALALVFGTVDAVFMPAVGALPARVTTRDQLARVQGMRGLGIRFASVIGAPLGGLGVAVGGAAAAFGLAGLLIAVSVPLLISVRVRELPADDKAAAQAGTAWRDLVAGLGYIRRHQVLAPLMLAIALGDLGFVGPLNVGLTLLADERGWGASGMGWVLAGFGVGAGAASLLLTVRGRLPHAGQVAGYTILAGSFAIGALAFVPGVVAAVGVALLIGLLAGLSGAMCGALLQTQADAAYLGRVTAVSGLVSLGFAPLSMPLSATAIGAWGTGPVFVVSAAVCGLGGVIALCVPGLRRAELPK; translated from the coding sequence GTGCCTTCGACGCTCACCGCCCCAGAGGCCACACCGGTCGCGGAGCGCCCCGCCCACCGCGACCCCAACGTCCTGCGCTGGCTCGCCGCCTACACCTCCTCGATGATCGGCGACAGCGTCTACTACATCGCCCTGTCCTGGGCGGCCGTACAGGCCGGTTCGCCGTCCCAGGCCGGAGTGGTCATGGCGGTGAGCGCCGTGCCGCGGGCGCTGCTGATGCTGGGTGGGGGAGTGATCGCCGACCGGCTCGGGCCGCGCAAGGTCGTCATCGGCAGCGACGCGGTGCGGTGCGCGGCCGTCCTCGCGGTGGCCGGGCTGCTGTTCCTCACCACCCCGGGCCTGTGGCCGCTGGCCGCGCTCGCCCTGGTCTTCGGCACCGTCGACGCCGTGTTCATGCCGGCCGTGGGCGCGCTCCCCGCGCGCGTGACGACACGCGACCAGCTCGCGCGCGTGCAGGGCATGCGAGGTCTCGGGATCCGCTTCGCGAGCGTCATCGGCGCTCCGCTCGGCGGTCTCGGGGTCGCGGTCGGGGGCGCGGCGGCCGCGTTCGGCCTCGCCGGACTGCTCATCGCGGTGTCGGTGCCACTGCTGATCTCCGTGCGCGTACGTGAGCTGCCCGCCGACGACAAGGCGGCCGCGCAGGCCGGCACCGCCTGGCGCGATCTGGTGGCCGGCCTCGGCTACATCCGCCGCCACCAGGTGCTCGCTCCGCTGATGCTGGCCATCGCCCTCGGCGACCTCGGCTTCGTCGGCCCGCTCAACGTCGGCCTGACCCTGCTGGCCGACGAGCGCGGCTGGGGTGCCTCCGGAATGGGCTGGGTGCTCGCCGGTTTCGGCGTCGGCGCGGGTGCCGCGTCCCTGCTGCTGACCGTGCGCGGACGCCTGCCGCACGCCGGGCAGGTGGCGGGGTACACGATCCTCGCCGGGTCGTTCGCGATCGGCGCCCTGGCCTTCGTGCCCGGCGTGGTCGCCGCCGTCGGGGTCGCCCTGCTCATCGGACTGCTCGCCGGGCTCAGCGGCGCCATGTGCGGCGCCCTGCTGCAGACCCAGGCCGACGCCGCCTACCTGGGCCGCGTCACCGCCGTCTCCGGGCTGGTCAGCCTCGGATTCGCGCCGCTCAGCATGCCCCTGTCTGCCACCGCCATCGGCGCCTGGGGCACCGGCCCGGTCTTCGTGGTCAGCGCGGCGGTGTGCGGGCTGGGCGGAGTGATCGCCCTGTGCGTGCCCGGTCTGCGCCGCGCCGAACTCCCGAAGTGA
- a CDS encoding transcriptional regulator, whose protein sequence is MTGSERDRRITDLGTLKALAHPLRMNLLRGLTIAQVATASQLAEQVDEAVSLVSYHLRKLAEHGLIEEAEPQSADGRERWWRPASDGVSIRDEDFRDAPEKAAAHTAASRLFAEQRTDMYRRWLDERAHWGPEWNRAAESSESNLRLTADELVELNKELLALLRRYDEQGRAADAAGETEGRENVALHTYAFPFRT, encoded by the coding sequence ATGACAGGCAGCGAAAGAGACCGCCGGATCACGGACCTGGGCACCCTCAAGGCGCTCGCCCACCCGTTGCGGATGAACCTTCTGCGAGGGCTGACGATCGCCCAGGTCGCCACCGCCTCACAGCTCGCCGAGCAGGTCGACGAGGCGGTCTCACTGGTCAGTTACCACCTGCGCAAGCTCGCCGAGCACGGGCTCATCGAGGAGGCCGAGCCGCAGAGCGCGGACGGTCGCGAGCGGTGGTGGCGGCCCGCCTCGGACGGCGTGAGCATCCGCGACGAGGACTTCCGCGACGCCCCGGAGAAGGCGGCCGCGCACACGGCCGCGAGCAGGCTCTTCGCCGAGCAGCGCACGGACATGTACCGACGCTGGCTCGACGAGCGGGCCCACTGGGGCCCCGAGTGGAACCGGGCGGCCGAGTCCTCCGAGTCCAACCTGCGTCTCACGGCGGACGAACTGGTCGAGCTGAACAAGGAGTTGCTCGCCCTGCTCCGCCGGTACGACGAGCAGGGCCGCGCCGCCGACGCCGCAGGAGAGACCGAGGGGCGCGAGAACGTCGCGCTGCACACGTACGCCTTCCCGTTCCGGACCTGA
- the hisF gene encoding imidazole glycerol phosphate synthase subunit HisF: MTLAVRVIPCLDVDNGRVVKGVNFQNLRDAGDPVEMAKVYDAEGADELTFLDITASSGNRETTYDVVRRTAEQVFIPLTVGGGVRTAEDVDKLLRAGADKVGVNTAAIARPELIREIAERFGRQVLVLSVDARRTPEGTFEVTTHGGRKGTGIDAVEWAHRAAELGAGEILLNSMDADGTKDGYDLEMIEAVRKHVTVPVIASGGAGKLADFAPAVEAGADAVLAASVFHFGDLRIGEVKQALREAGHPVR, encoded by the coding sequence ATGACCCTGGCCGTACGAGTCATCCCCTGCCTGGACGTGGACAACGGCCGGGTCGTCAAGGGCGTCAACTTCCAGAACCTGCGCGACGCGGGCGACCCCGTCGAGATGGCCAAGGTGTACGACGCCGAGGGCGCCGACGAGCTGACGTTCCTGGACATCACCGCCTCGTCGGGCAACCGCGAGACCACGTACGACGTGGTGCGCCGTACGGCCGAGCAGGTGTTCATCCCGCTGACGGTCGGCGGCGGCGTCCGCACGGCCGAGGACGTGGACAAGCTGCTGCGCGCGGGCGCCGACAAGGTGGGCGTCAACACCGCCGCCATCGCCCGGCCCGAGCTGATCCGTGAGATCGCCGAGCGCTTCGGGCGGCAGGTGCTGGTGCTGTCGGTGGACGCGCGGCGCACCCCCGAGGGCACCTTCGAGGTCACCACCCACGGCGGCCGCAAGGGCACCGGCATCGACGCCGTCGAGTGGGCGCACCGCGCCGCCGAGCTGGGGGCGGGCGAGATCCTGCTCAACTCGATGGACGCGGACGGCACGAAGGACGGCTACGACCTCGAGATGATCGAGGCGGTACGCAAGCACGTGACGGTCCCGGTCATCGCCTCCGGCGGCGCCGGCAAGCTCGCCGACTTCGCACCGGCCGTCGAGGCGGGCGCGGACGCGGTGCTCGCGGCGTCCGTGTTCCACTTCGGGGATCTGCGGATCGGCGAGGTGAAGCAGGCGTTGCGGGAGGCGGGGCACCCCGTCCGCTGA
- a CDS encoding RidA family protein — MSDVRRVTTGAPWEDAFGYARAVELPNGLVLVSGCTSIVDGQIAGGGPYEQTVNAFNVAFAALKQLGLGRDDVVRTRMYITHARDVDEVGRAHKELFDSVRPATSMIIVSGFVDPSLVVEVEVEAYREAPQS; from the coding sequence GTGAGCGACGTACGACGCGTCACGACGGGCGCGCCCTGGGAGGACGCCTTCGGCTACGCCCGGGCGGTCGAACTGCCGAACGGCCTGGTGCTGGTCTCCGGCTGCACGTCCATAGTGGACGGCCAGATCGCCGGAGGCGGTCCGTACGAGCAGACGGTCAACGCCTTCAACGTCGCGTTCGCGGCGTTGAAGCAGTTGGGGCTCGGCCGCGACGACGTCGTACGTACGCGCATGTACATCACCCACGCCCGGGACGTGGACGAGGTCGGACGCGCTCACAAGGAGCTGTTCGACTCGGTCCGGCCCGCCACATCCATGATCATCGTCTCCGGCTTCGTGGACCCCAGCCTGGTCGTCGAGGTCGAGGTGGAGGCGTACCGAGAGGCACCCCAGTCATGA